The DNA region AGTGAGTGTACATATTTCTCGAAAAACCTATCTATCTTATAAAGAAAACCTAGCATTCGACCAACTCTGCAATAATCTTGGAAACTTATTTATTGAGTTCTTAGATGACTATCGCAAAGGTGAAGAAGTCAGAATCATAGATAAGCTTAACACTGTAAAATCAGACTTTTTCGCATAATTTATAATCTAAAATCACAAGTCATGACTTTTAAAGAAGCAGCAATATTGGGCTCATTTTTGGCAAAAGAATATACAGAGGAGTTTTTCAAATTACTGGTGAACTACAGAAGTATATCATCATCTGAGGCAGCATCAAGACTTAATTTGCATATTAAAACCGCTCAGGACTTTCTCGAGGCCATGACCAAGCTAGGTATTCTAGAAAAGGAGGAGGTATATGAGAAGAAAAGACCCTATAATAGATATACATTACTAGTAAACAGAATTACTATTGATTTAGATTTAGAAGTACTAGGAACCAAAACAGACCCACAAGATCACAGTACCATGCATATTCGTGAACATAAAAACGCTGGCGTAAACTTTTACACCGCCCGCAATAATGAATATTTCAGTAGTGTTGCTGTTTGGATAGGAAAAGGCCGTGAACGTACCGAAAGAAAAATAAATCTCACTAAACCACAAGGGAAGTTTTTATTTCATTTACCATTTCCAACTGCCTATTTTGAAAGCGTAGCTACCATTATGCGAAAAGCTGATGTAGAAGAAAGTGAGATTTCAGAAATATTAGATATTGTTTATGCCTTGATTGAACTAAAAGTTATTGAAAAGGAATAATGATGGAAACCTTAGTGAAGTCAACATTCAACACCCTCAAAATAATAGTAGGTCTCCCATTAATTTTAGAAATGTTGACGAGAAAAAACAGAAATTATTTTACCTTTGAAAGATTAATAAGATGGATGTTAAATTAACTTGATGCCCAGCATTCAAAATCAAAACAAAGGGGAGCATGAAAATTCTGTATAAGTTCATAAAAATAACAGGCTTGATTATTTTATCATTAATTCTTTTCATGATGATAACCGTAGTGGTTGCCAAAATATATGAAGACAAATTAGCATCCTTTACCATCGAAAAATTAGAGACCGAGATAAACGCTCCCATGTCCATAGGCAAGGTTTCTCTTAACCCTCTATTTTCTTTTCCTAGGCTGACTGCCGAAATAAACCAATTATACATCGGTGAACCCCAAAGCCAAAATAGCGACACGCTTTTCTTCATCAATAGCTTAAAAGTGGGCCTTAACTCTTGGGATCTAATGTTTGGAATTTACACCATTGACAAATTGGAAATTGCAGGATTAGATTTTGAATATATCATTGATAAAAATGGGAGGTCAAATATCGACTTTCTCTTAAACGAATCGATAGATTCTAATAATGAAAATACAGAAGATACTCTTACAAGCGGCCTCGACTTTAGTGCAGAGAGATTTAATTTGGAAAACATTCATATTAATTATTATGACAGTATTACAGATATTGGATCACAGATTACTATTCCTGAAATCACTATAAAAGCCAAAACAAACAACAATTATTATAATGGGAAAGCCAATGGTTCCTTTACTCTAAGCCATTGTCAGTTCGAAGATACAAAGGTAGATCAAATGGAATCCTGCAAACTAGCTTTCGATTTGGAATTTGAAAACAACGAAACCATAATCAACCAACTCAACATCAATAGTGAAGGCATTGTTTTGCGTATAATGGGAACTGTCAGCAATAATGATGACATTGGAATAGATGCCGTCATTGATGCATATACTCTGGACTTGAATATCTTGAAAAAATATGCTCCCGAAGAATATATCAGCTTAGTCCAGAACACAAGCCTTCCTCAAATAGAACCCATTCGCTTAGATTTAAAAGCGAATTATAATGACGAAAAATTGGAGCTTAACAAACTGGCATTAGAAAGCAATGGTATCTATTTAGGAGTAAAAGGAGTTTTTAATTATATGGACACCATCACAGTGGATGCTATAATTGAATCATTAAGACTAGATCTTAATGTTATAGAGAATTATCTACCCTCAGGCTATATGAAACAATATGGCATCCTCGACATCGAAGGCATATTGGATATTTCTGGGACTATTAAAGGAGATATGGCCGATTCCACCATGATACCAGTTGTTGATGCCCAAGTAAACTTAAACAACATAAAGATTCTATCCATTGACTATCCTCAAATTGATACTTTAAAACTAAGAGCACACATTAATACAGGCCAAAAGATGGATATGAGTGAGGCTTCCATTCATATTGAACATCATGAACTGATTAGTCCACTGAGCCACATACAAATGGTAGGAAGCCTATCCGATTTTCACAACCCCAACTACCATATCAACTCCATTTCATATTTAAATGCGGCTGAATTTGAAAACTTAATTCCTGACGATTTTGCAAAAAGCATGAACGGGAATATTGTCGCAGAGATTAATACAAAAGGCATCATCCCCGAAAAATACAGCGATGATTTTATAGATGACATAATGGATAACAGTACTATTTCCCTTCAATTCAAGGAGTTTTCAGCTATACTATTTGATTCAATACCAATAGAGCATTTTAGCAGTCAAATTAATTACACACCTCATAAATCAAAAACAAAAGAAATCCAAATAGAACAACTGAGTTTAAAATCTGAAGCATTTAATATCAATCTAAACAACTCCTCTTTATCAACTCTATTAAATGGAAAACTTAGCGACCCTATTCACATGGGTGCACAAATAAATTCATTTATCATTCAAAATGGAGGGAATAAACTCACTGGCAGTGGAGAAATAAACAATTTTGAAAGCCCAGAATTCAAGATTAAAACCAATGTTACCCTGCAATTTGATGAGTTAATGCCCTTTGTACCAGATTCAATGGTGAAGGACATGTCAGGACTAGCACATGCCTATATCACTTCTCAAGGAAAGGTCAATCTTGATTCTTTGGATTCGCAATTAATGCACATACTTTTCGAAAAAAGTAGTTTTGATTTAAAGCTAAACAACATTGCCATGACATTCCCAGATTCAACTATGAATATGAATGGTATCTCCGCTCAAATTCATTTAGAAAATGACAGCTTGAGTATCAATCATTTTTCAGCAAACTATAATGGTTTACAACTGGGAACAGACTCTAGCAAAATCATCAACTTATACAAAGCCGTTCTTCTGAATCAAGAAAAAGAACTAT from Lentimicrobium sp. L6 includes:
- a CDS encoding AsmA family protein, which codes for MKILYKFIKITGLIILSLILFMMITVVVAKIYEDKLASFTIEKLETEINAPMSIGKVSLNPLFSFPRLTAEINQLYIGEPQSQNSDTLFFINSLKVGLNSWDLMFGIYTIDKLEIAGLDFEYIIDKNGRSNIDFLLNESIDSNNENTEDTLTSGLDFSAERFNLENIHINYYDSITDIGSQITIPEITIKAKTNNNYYNGKANGSFTLSHCQFEDTKVDQMESCKLAFDLEFENNETIINQLNINSEGIVLRIMGTVSNNDDIGIDAVIDAYTLDLNILKKYAPEEYISLVQNTSLPQIEPIRLDLKANYNDEKLELNKLALESNGIYLGVKGVFNYMDTITVDAIIESLRLDLNVIENYLPSGYMKQYGILDIEGILDISGTIKGDMADSTMIPVVDAQVNLNNIKILSIDYPQIDTLKLRAHINTGQKMDMSEASIHIEHHELISPLSHIQMVGSLSDFHNPNYHINSISYLNAAEFENLIPDDFAKSMNGNIVAEINTKGIIPEKYSDDFIDDIMDNSTISLQFKEFSAILFDSIPIEHFSSQINYTPHKSKTKEIQIEQLSLKSEAFNINLNNSSLSTLLNGKLSDPIHMGAQINSFIIQNGGNKLTGSGEINNFESPEFKIKTNVTLQFDELMPFVPDSMVKDMSGLAHAYITSQGKVNLDSLDSQLMHILFEKSSFDLKLNNIAMTFPDSTMNMNGISAQIHLENDSLSINHFSANYNGLQLGTDSSKIINLYKAVLLNQEKELYVHSNIKVGDFYLDDFKHLMNLGNSEAEKHSQENTPQEKQNWTYLIHGSASVNSVIIDSMLLDDFNIHRLHIHDMSSLFKFTDSSYILDQFNFKVFEGEMSNSVHYKLRKDGTQSVSTHNVVSNMNMQTLLQDMDNFGMDSLITYDNISGLLSVDINTFVPIDDSVRIDKMMISGDLKLEQGGVYNYPPAQEISKFTSIKELDNIQFKTLRSNIFMFKNKLYVPRTDIVSNAMDIAAFGMQSLEGDSEYHMEMHLSNILFGKSQKRNKKQNESGEEIDKKSLKKSSRKIRYAVTDGKSKVGLDSKDSRDDMMNKIRVQKKMLDFIFFPKNIHYNTKPE